A window of Costertonia aggregata contains these coding sequences:
- a CDS encoding DUF2256 domain-containing protein, translated as MGHKKQNLPTKTCVVCGLPFSWRKKWEKNWDEIKYCSEKCRRNK; from the coding sequence GGGGCATAAAAAGCAAAATCTACCTACAAAAACCTGTGTAGTTTGCGGACTCCCATTTTCTTGGCGAAAAAAATGGGAGAAAAATTGGGATGAAATAAAATATTGCAGCGAAAAATGCAGGAGAAATAAGTAA
- a CDS encoding DASH family cryptochrome: MNLIWFRNDLRIADNISLAKACESENVVAVYCFDPRQFMAGDFGFKKTEKYRAKFLIETITELKENLNKLHIPLFVFHKRPEDIIPELVKEHGVKTIFLQKEWTRDENQARDAVIAKTADLVNFEEHYDQFLFHPEDIPFDSFEKIPEVFTNFRKKCEKYAKVRPLAERPEPMPKSNYIASKTEIPSLKDLGFNDFETDPRTAFPFKGGEQQALHRIEEYFWETKKLAYYKKTRNGLVGKDYSSKLSAWLANGSISAKTIYWEVKRFEKEVKKNQDTYWLVFELIWRDYFKYVSLKHGNTIFHLSGILNKEYHWQNSDEAKERWISGNTKEPFVNANMKEITLSGWMSNRGRQNVASFWAKELEQDWRIGAAYFESMLIDYDVHSNWGNWMYNSGVGNDPRDRKFNIKRQADMYDSNGRFQNLWLQNTLF, encoded by the coding sequence ATGAATTTAATTTGGTTTCGGAACGATTTGCGTATTGCAGACAATATATCATTGGCAAAAGCTTGTGAATCGGAAAATGTGGTCGCAGTGTATTGTTTTGACCCTAGACAGTTTATGGCCGGTGATTTTGGCTTTAAAAAAACCGAAAAGTACCGGGCGAAATTCTTGATCGAGACAATAACCGAACTTAAAGAAAACCTAAACAAACTACATATACCGCTTTTCGTTTTTCATAAAAGACCGGAAGATATCATTCCAGAGTTGGTCAAAGAACATGGCGTAAAAACCATATTTCTACAAAAAGAATGGACAAGGGATGAAAATCAAGCACGGGATGCCGTAATAGCAAAAACTGCTGATCTTGTCAATTTTGAAGAGCATTATGACCAATTTCTATTTCACCCAGAGGATATTCCTTTTGATAGCTTTGAAAAAATTCCGGAGGTCTTTACAAATTTCAGAAAAAAATGTGAAAAATACGCTAAGGTCAGGCCACTTGCAGAAAGACCCGAACCGATGCCAAAATCTAATTACATAGCAAGCAAAACCGAAATTCCCTCCCTTAAAGATTTGGGATTTAACGATTTTGAAACAGATCCACGTACCGCCTTTCCGTTCAAGGGCGGTGAGCAGCAAGCGCTGCATAGAATCGAGGAATACTTTTGGGAAACCAAAAAACTGGCCTATTATAAAAAAACAAGAAACGGTTTGGTGGGTAAGGACTACAGTTCCAAACTATCCGCTTGGTTGGCCAACGGTAGTATTTCTGCCAAAACCATTTATTGGGAGGTAAAGCGTTTCGAAAAAGAAGTAAAAAAAAACCAAGACACTTATTGGCTTGTTTTTGAACTGATTTGGCGCGATTACTTTAAATATGTTTCCCTAAAACATGGTAATACGATCTTTCACCTGAGCGGTATTTTAAACAAGGAATACCATTGGCAAAATTCAGATGAGGCAAAAGAGAGATGGATTTCCGGGAACACAAAGGAACCCTTTGTAAACGCCAATATGAAAGAAATTACCTTGTCCGGTTGGATGAGCAATCGAGGTCGACAAAACGTCGCTAGCTTTTGGGCCAAAGAACTGGAGCAGGATTGGCGCATAGGCGCAGCCTATTTTGAGAGCATGCTGATAGATTACGATGTACATAGCAATTGGGGCAATTGGATGTACAATAGCGGTGTGGGCAACGACCCCAGAGATAGAAAATTCAATATCAAACGCCAAGCGGACATGTACGATAGCAACGGGAGGTTTCAAAACCTTTGGTTACAAAACACTTTATTTTAA
- a CDS encoding cryptochrome/photolyase family protein, with protein sequence MKKLRLVLGDQLNQKHSWFNETNDDVTYLMAEMRQETDYVKHHIQKVVAFFESMRNFSKELQEKGHQFIYLNITDENNPHDLEKIIKTYIGETGAEKFEYQWPDEYRLDEQLKAISENLTIESAAVDSEHFYTSRYELKNFFSGKKQLIMENFYRMMRKKHDVMMVNDQPDGGKWNFDHSNRKKWKGEPKIPHERGFRKNVEKTIEDIKKAGVETFGTIEPDNFNWPTSRADCLSVLNYFCKNLLVHFGDYQDAMHTDEKFLFHSRVSFAMNSKILSPKEVIIKVLDHYYENTEEIDISQVEGFIRQILGWREYMRGIYWKEMPNYSKLNELDNHNELPDFFWTGDTKMNCLKHSVGQSLNEAYAHHIQRLMIIGNYALLTQIHPDEVDKWYLGVYIDAIEWVEITNTRGMSQFADGGIVATKPYVSSANYINKMGNYCSDCSYSHTKKLGENACPFNALYWNFLDEKKEHFKNNNRMAMMMNLLNKKDKKELADLKERAREIIENPEKY encoded by the coding sequence ATGAAAAAGTTAAGATTAGTATTGGGCGATCAACTCAACCAAAAACATTCTTGGTTCAATGAGACCAATGATGATGTAACATATTTAATGGCCGAAATGCGCCAGGAAACCGATTATGTAAAACATCATATCCAAAAAGTGGTCGCTTTTTTTGAGTCCATGCGAAACTTTTCCAAAGAACTACAGGAAAAAGGACATCAATTTATCTACTTGAACATTACAGATGAAAACAATCCGCATGATTTGGAAAAAATCATAAAAACCTATATTGGGGAAACCGGTGCAGAAAAATTTGAATACCAATGGCCAGACGAATATCGGTTGGATGAACAATTAAAAGCTATCTCTGAAAACCTGACCATAGAAAGCGCAGCAGTTGATTCCGAACATTTTTACACCTCTAGGTATGAGTTGAAAAACTTTTTTTCTGGAAAAAAGCAGCTCATCATGGAAAACTTTTATCGCATGATGCGCAAAAAACATGATGTTATGATGGTCAATGATCAGCCCGATGGCGGTAAATGGAATTTTGACCACAGCAATCGCAAAAAATGGAAAGGAGAACCTAAAATTCCACACGAAAGGGGCTTTAGAAAAAACGTTGAAAAAACAATTGAAGACATCAAAAAGGCGGGCGTAGAGACGTTCGGCACTATTGAACCCGATAATTTTAACTGGCCAACATCAAGGGCGGATTGTTTATCGGTCTTGAACTATTTCTGCAAAAATCTATTGGTACATTTCGGGGACTATCAAGATGCCATGCATACGGATGAAAAATTTCTATTTCACTCCAGGGTTTCATTTGCCATGAACAGCAAAATACTCTCACCAAAAGAGGTCATCATCAAAGTATTGGACCATTATTATGAAAATACCGAGGAAATAGACATATCACAGGTAGAAGGCTTTATACGCCAAATTTTAGGATGGCGCGAATATATGCGGGGCATTTATTGGAAAGAAATGCCAAACTATTCAAAATTGAACGAGCTGGACAACCATAACGAACTGCCTGATTTCTTTTGGACGGGTGATACCAAAATGAACTGCTTAAAACATTCCGTAGGCCAAAGCTTGAACGAGGCCTATGCGCATCACATACAGCGTTTAATGATAATCGGCAATTATGCCTTGCTTACCCAAATTCATCCCGATGAAGTTGACAAATGGTATTTGGGCGTGTATATTGATGCCATTGAATGGGTAGAAATCACCAATACCCGTGGCATGAGCCAGTTTGCCGACGGTGGCATTGTGGCTACCAAACCTTACGTAAGCAGTGCCAACTATATTAATAAAATGGGGAACTACTGTAGCGATTGTTCCTATTCACACACTAAAAAACTGGGAGAGAATGCTTGCCCTTTCAATGCCCTATATTGGAATTTCCTCGATGAAAAAAAGGAACATTTCAAGAACAACAACCGCATGGCCATGATGATGAACCTTTTAAACAAAAAGGACAAAAAAGAACTGGCCGATTTAAAGGAACGCGCACGAGAGATAATTGAAAATCCCGAAAAATACTAG
- a CDS encoding ClpP family protease has translation MSSKKGKVQEAIDEKLLEERKVFLWGMVDDGSAKHVIDRLLYLDMQNNKEIQLFINSPGGYVTSGFAMYDTIKSLKSPVSTICTGLAASMGSILLSVGKKGRRFIQPHAQVMIHQPSGGARGQASNIEIQAKEIIKTKELSAQILADNCGQKFEKVLKDFDRDYWMNAEESITYGIVDGILE, from the coding sequence ATGAGTTCAAAAAAAGGAAAAGTTCAAGAAGCGATCGACGAAAAATTACTTGAGGAAAGAAAGGTATTTTTATGGGGAATGGTAGATGACGGTTCGGCCAAGCATGTAATAGACCGTTTGCTGTATTTGGATATGCAAAACAATAAGGAAATACAATTGTTCATTAATAGCCCGGGAGGTTACGTTACTTCTGGTTTTGCGATGTACGATACCATAAAATCATTAAAAAGTCCTGTTTCTACGATTTGTACCGGCTTAGCGGCCTCAATGGGATCCATATTGTTATCTGTAGGAAAAAAAGGAAGACGTTTTATCCAACCGCACGCCCAAGTTATGATTCACCAACCCAGCGGGGGTGCAAGAGGGCAGGCTTCCAATATTGAAATTCAAGCCAAGGAAATCATAAAGACCAAAGAATTGAGTGCACAGATTTTGGCGGATAACTGCGGACAAAAATTTGAAAAGGTCCTGAAGGACTTTGACCGCGACTATTGGATGAACGCAGAAGAATCGATTACATACGGTATCGTAGATGGTATATTGGAATGA
- a CDS encoding MFS transporter, whose amino-acid sequence MKSLQLILSNPRYFGPAWVFASLNILFGTWAIYIPTVKGDLNIDKSQLGIAIFFLSLGVFTVFPIASTLINKIGVGKATWYGVITICIAALLPLLAPGYYSLMGGLFLFGASQGFTDISMNTLVAELEKEDDKKIMSASHGFFSLGGVLAGLGSFLIGPLESPILHMGIAITLVFGVNLLFCKHYRHVVAAPVEKEVFSLKLFKPLLLLGLISFIAMGSEGAIVDWSGLYLKEISMAPEALWGAGFLGFQVTMTLGRFLGDGISSKIGSIKMIALGALLVISGYIFVLFEGTYLAIIGFALAGLGFSVMIPENFRIGGNMKGVDSSQGVSFIAGTGYAGFLCAPPILGFLADVWSLKASFVVLLACAFFILVATFLLKRKK is encoded by the coding sequence ATGAAGTCTCTTCAACTTATCCTTTCAAATCCCAGGTATTTTGGTCCGGCATGGGTTTTTGCCAGCCTTAATATTTTATTCGGTACATGGGCCATCTATATTCCAACGGTAAAGGGTGATTTGAATATTGACAAGTCCCAATTGGGAATTGCTATTTTTTTTCTGTCTCTAGGTGTTTTTACGGTTTTTCCCATCGCTTCGACCCTTATAAATAAAATTGGGGTCGGTAAAGCTACTTGGTATGGGGTTATCACGATTTGTATTGCAGCTCTACTCCCCTTGCTAGCACCGGGTTATTATAGTCTAATGGGGGGCTTATTTCTTTTTGGGGCTTCACAAGGGTTTACCGATATCTCTATGAACACTTTAGTAGCAGAACTTGAAAAGGAGGATGATAAAAAAATAATGTCTGCTTCACATGGTTTCTTTAGTTTAGGTGGTGTTTTGGCAGGCTTGGGAAGTTTTTTGATAGGCCCTTTGGAGAGCCCCATACTGCATATGGGAATTGCCATTACCTTAGTTTTTGGAGTGAATCTTTTGTTTTGTAAACATTATAGGCATGTAGTGGCAGCCCCTGTAGAGAAAGAGGTGTTTAGTCTTAAATTGTTCAAGCCCCTATTGCTTTTAGGGCTGATATCCTTTATAGCCATGGGGAGCGAAGGCGCAATTGTGGATTGGAGCGGATTGTATTTAAAGGAAATAAGTATGGCACCAGAAGCCTTGTGGGGAGCGGGCTTTTTAGGTTTTCAGGTTACCATGACATTAGGGAGGTTCTTGGGCGACGGTATTAGTTCAAAAATCGGCTCTATAAAAATGATAGCGTTGGGTGCGTTATTGGTAATCAGCGGTTATATTTTTGTGCTGTTCGAAGGTACCTATTTGGCCATTATAGGTTTTGCACTTGCCGGATTGGGTTTCTCCGTTATGATACCGGAAAATTTTAGAATAGGGGGGAATATGAAAGGAGTGGACTCCTCGCAAGGGGTTTCTTTTATCGCAGGTACAGGTTATGCAGGTTTTTTATGCGCTCCGCCCATTTTAGGGTTCTTGGCCGATGTATGGTCACTAAAAGCCTCGTTCGTAGTGCTCTTGGCATGTGCCTTTTTTATTCTGGTAGCCACTTTTTTATTGAAACGAAAAAAATAA
- the kynU gene encoding kynureninase, which produces MSFQNTLNFAQKLDADDALRKYRNEFHFPKVNGKEVIYFTGNSLGLQPKRTQKFIDGVMADWKNLAVEGHFYAEKPWWDYHERLAAPLAKVVGAKTKEVSVMNTLTVNLHLLMVSFYRPTKTRYKILCEEKAFPSDQYMFQSQVKWHGLDPDDAIVELKKRDGEHFWRTDDILKKIAEIGDGLALVLIGGVNYYSGQVFDMRTITAAGQSVGATVGWDLAHAVGNIDLKLNEWNVDFAAWCSYKYMNSGPGNASGIFVNEKYLDRKDIPRFEGWWGTKKNTRFLMKPEFDPMPNADAWQISNAPILSVAPYLASLEMFEEVGMKALIQKRNTLTAYLEYVLHEIDAETENSDFEIITPKERGCQLSVFLHGQGRPLFDYLMKNGVITDWREPNVIRLAPAPFYCSFVDMYRFGKILKQGICAQVNQ; this is translated from the coding sequence ATGAGCTTTCAAAATACGTTGAATTTTGCCCAAAAGCTTGATGCCGACGATGCACTTCGAAAATATAGGAATGAGTTTCATTTTCCAAAAGTAAACGGGAAAGAGGTCATTTATTTTACGGGAAATTCGTTGGGCCTACAACCAAAACGCACCCAAAAATTCATTGATGGGGTAATGGCCGATTGGAAAAATCTCGCCGTTGAAGGCCACTTTTATGCTGAAAAGCCTTGGTGGGATTACCACGAGCGTTTAGCGGCCCCGTTGGCCAAAGTTGTTGGTGCCAAAACTAAAGAGGTCTCGGTAATGAATACACTTACCGTAAACCTTCATTTGTTGATGGTCTCATTCTACAGGCCTACCAAGACTAGGTACAAGATTCTTTGTGAAGAAAAAGCGTTCCCGTCCGATCAATATATGTTTCAAAGTCAAGTCAAATGGCATGGCCTTGACCCCGATGATGCAATTGTAGAACTAAAAAAGCGGGATGGGGAACATTTTTGGAGAACCGATGATATTCTCAAGAAGATAGCTGAAATAGGCGACGGGTTGGCTTTGGTGCTTATTGGTGGTGTGAACTATTATAGTGGTCAGGTTTTTGACATGAGAACGATTACAGCGGCGGGACAATCCGTTGGCGCAACCGTTGGATGGGATTTGGCGCATGCGGTAGGTAATATTGATTTGAAGCTTAACGAGTGGAATGTGGATTTTGCGGCGTGGTGCAGTTATAAATACATGAATAGTGGCCCGGGAAATGCATCCGGAATATTCGTTAACGAAAAATATTTGGACCGAAAGGATATCCCAAGATTCGAGGGTTGGTGGGGAACCAAAAAAAATACCCGTTTTTTGATGAAACCTGAGTTTGACCCCATGCCCAATGCAGATGCATGGCAAATTAGTAACGCTCCTATTTTATCGGTAGCCCCATATTTGGCTTCTTTGGAAATGTTTGAGGAAGTTGGTATGAAAGCCCTTATCCAAAAGCGAAATACACTAACGGCTTATTTGGAATACGTACTTCATGAAATTGATGCAGAAACGGAAAATAGCGACTTCGAAATTATTACACCAAAAGAAAGGGGATGTCAGCTTTCCGTGTTTTTACATGGCCAGGGAAGACCCTTGTTTGATTATTTGATGAAGAATGGGGTGATTACGGATTGGCGCGAACCCAATGTCATCCGTTTGGCACCTGCCCCCTTTTATTGCTCGTTTGTGGATATGTACCGGTTTGGCAAAATTTTGAAGCAAGGTATATGCGCTCAGGTCAACCAATAA
- a CDS encoding GNAT family N-acetyltransferase has product MNNFIVRTAKTGDIEVLLEFEQEIIKAERPFDPTLGDDPITYYDLDQLIRSDDAQVMVVSYNSTIIASGYAQVKRARHYLNHELYAYLGFMYTHPDFRGRGVNKLILNALREWSGSKGLKEIRLTVYDENFSAIRAYEKAGFKKHIIEMRMPSDD; this is encoded by the coding sequence ATGAACAACTTTATTGTGCGAACCGCCAAAACTGGAGATATAGAGGTTTTGTTGGAATTTGAACAGGAAATTATCAAGGCAGAGAGACCTTTTGACCCAACACTTGGGGACGACCCGATTACATATTACGATTTGGACCAGTTGATTCGTTCCGATGATGCCCAGGTTATGGTAGTGTCATACAATTCTACTATAATCGCCTCTGGATATGCGCAGGTCAAAAGGGCACGTCATTATTTGAACCATGAACTCTATGCATATTTGGGTTTTATGTATACGCACCCCGATTTTAGAGGTAGGGGAGTGAATAAGCTTATTTTAAATGCGCTTCGGGAATGGTCTGGTTCCAAAGGGCTAAAAGAAATTAGGCTTACCGTTTACGATGAAAATTTTTCAGCAATAAGGGCATATGAAAAAGCCGGTTTTAAAAAGCACATTATTGAGATGCGTATGCCCAGCGATGACTAA
- a CDS encoding O-methyltransferase — protein MHFLSQALENYIRDNSENEPKLLQELTRETYLKVVQPRMITGHFQGRVLSLLSKIINPTNILEIGTYTGYSALCLAEGLQKNGQLHTIDVNEELTALQRRYFDKSGFGKQIIQHTGDALDIVPKLDKTFDLVFIDAEKANYDMYFEAVIQKTKPGSVILSDNVLWSGKVVEPIHSKDKATKVLIEYNKKRKEDKRVQTVLLPIRDGLTLSRVL, from the coding sequence ATGCATTTTCTATCCCAAGCATTGGAAAATTACATACGGGACAATTCTGAAAACGAGCCTAAACTGTTGCAAGAACTAACGAGGGAAACGTATTTAAAAGTTGTTCAACCCAGGATGATCACAGGGCATTTTCAAGGAAGGGTATTAAGTCTGCTGTCCAAAATCATCAACCCCACAAACATATTGGAAATAGGCACCTACACCGGGTATTCCGCATTGTGTTTGGCCGAAGGACTTCAAAAAAACGGGCAATTACACACGATAGATGTAAACGAGGAACTGACAGCCCTGCAGCGTCGCTATTTTGACAAAAGCGGATTTGGAAAACAAATCATACAACACACGGGAGATGCGCTTGATATTGTACCTAAACTGGACAAAACGTTTGATTTAGTTTTTATTGATGCGGAAAAAGCAAACTACGATATGTATTTTGAAGCAGTGATACAAAAGACCAAACCCGGCAGTGTAATCCTGTCCGACAATGTTCTGTGGTCCGGCAAGGTAGTAGAACCTATACATTCAAAAGACAAGGCTACGAAAGTATTGATAGAGTACAATAAAAAGCGTAAAGAGGATAAAAGGGTCCAGACCGTTCTCTTACCTATTAGGGATGGGTTAACCCTAAGTAGGGTACTATAA
- a CDS encoding phosphatase PAP2 family protein produces MLEKLLQWDRDTFVYLNNLGVDEFDVFWSTVTKFPTWFPLFFLFIFLFFKKFAKKEALYMILFVLITLAFVATVTDLTKEVVARLRPNNDTEINMLIRILRSPSGYSFFSGHASSSFSVTTIVVLFLRKRFKWSWLFFIWPILFASSRIFVGVHFPIDILVGTLVGILSAFMFYNVYVKFIVPYLGLTHP; encoded by the coding sequence ATGTTGGAAAAGCTGTTGCAATGGGACAGGGATACCTTTGTCTACCTGAATAATTTAGGTGTTGACGAATTTGATGTATTTTGGTCCACGGTTACCAAATTTCCTACATGGTTTCCATTGTTTTTTCTTTTCATATTTCTGTTTTTCAAAAAATTTGCCAAAAAAGAGGCGTTGTATATGATTCTATTTGTTTTGATTACTTTGGCCTTTGTGGCTACTGTGACCGATTTGACCAAAGAAGTGGTCGCACGGTTACGCCCTAATAACGACACCGAAATCAATATGTTGATTCGCATTTTAAGAAGTCCCAGTGGTTATAGTTTCTTTTCGGGTCATGCTTCGAGCTCTTTTTCGGTTACGACCATAGTAGTGCTTTTTCTGCGAAAACGGTTTAAATGGAGTTGGTTGTTCTTTATATGGCCTATACTTTTCGCCTCAAGCCGAATATTTGTCGGCGTTCACTTTCCGATTGATATACTTGTTGGTACTTTGGTCGGTATACTTTCTGCTTTTATGTTTTACAATGTATATGTAAAATTTATAGTACCCTACTTAGGGTTAACCCATCCCTAA
- a CDS encoding Sec-independent protein translocase subunit TatA/TatB: MNFFLFISGGEIFFIMFIVVMVFGADKIPGIAKGLGKGMRQLKDATEDIKQEIQKSAEKQGIDTDFVTDIKKDIDDVKENMTSGLNKEIGGVKDTVEDIKGAIKRK; this comes from the coding sequence ATGAACTTTTTTCTTTTTATAAGCGGAGGCGAAATTTTCTTTATCATGTTCATTGTGGTAATGGTTTTTGGTGCCGACAAAATCCCCGGCATTGCTAAAGGATTGGGGAAAGGTATGCGCCAACTCAAGGATGCTACCGAAGATATTAAACAAGAGATTCAAAAAAGTGCCGAAAAACAAGGTATTGATACCGATTTCGTTACCGATATCAAAAAAGATATCGATGATGTCAAAGAAAATATGACATCGGGACTCAACAAAGAGATTGGTGGCGTAAAGGATACCGTTGAAGACATTAAGGGCGCAATCAAAAGAAAATAA